CACAGATGTCTAAAGCTAAGTTTGAGCGTACTAAGCCGCATGTGAATATTGGGACTATGGGTCATATTGACCATGGGAAGACTACGTTGACGGCGGCTATTTCGACGGTGTTGGCTGAGGCTTTTC
The genomic region above belongs to Acidimicrobiia bacterium and contains:
- a CDS encoding GTP-binding protein: MSKAKFERTKPHVNIGTMGHIDHGKTTLTAAISTVLAEAF